The following nucleotide sequence is from Endozoicomonas sp. GU-1.
CAGCCCACCAACCGCCCGAACAATGGGCAGGGTACCGTACTTCATGCTGTACATCTGGTTAAGGCCACAGGGCTCAAACAATGAAGGCATCAGGAAGAAATCAGCACCGGCTTCTATCAGATGCGCCAGACGGTTGTCATAAGCCTCAACAAAGCGACACTTGTCCGGAAAAGCACTGACCAGTCGGCTCAGTTCAGCGGCAATCATCCAGTCACCGGAGCCCTGGAGTACTACCTGAACATCATCCTGCAAAAACTGCCACAGGGCTGGTATCAGATAAGCAAAACCTTTCTGCCCGGCAAGGCGACTGACCAGCCCGTACAGAGGTTTATCGGCGCTCACCGGTAACTGCAGTCGCTCCTGCAAAGCCTGCTTACAGACCGCTTTGCCAGACAGATCGTGCAGAGAGTAATTGGCTGGCAGCAAAGCGTCCGTTTCAGGGTTCCACGCCTGATAATCACAGCCATTAAGAATACCGGAGAAATCCTGTTTTCTTCGCCCGATGATATGGGCAAGGCCATGCGACCCAAGATCTGTCTGCAGCTCTTCAGCATACCTTGGACTCACCGTAGTGATTTTATCAGCCAAGGCAATACCGCCCTTGAGCAGATTAATATGCCCATGGTCTTCAAAGAAATCCGGAGTATACCAGTGCTGATCGATCCCCAACACACCCAATAAGGCACGGTCAGTATGTTGTTGATAGGCACCATTGTGAATGGTCAGGACCGTCCGTGTGTCAGCAAAGAAAGCATTATCAGACTCATGGGTTTTGAGGTAGAAAGGCAACAGTGCTGACTGCCAGTCATGGCCATGAATAATGTCCGGCTTAAAGCTTAACAGCTGACAGGCCTGAAGTGCTGCTTTGCAAAAAAAAGCAAACCGCTCAGTGTTATCACCAAAACCTTCACCCCCATGGGTGTAGAGACCACTGCGGTCAAAGTAATGGTTATGCTCAATCAGGTAAACAGGGACACCGTCAAACGTTCCCTGTCTTATGGCAAAACCCATTTTGCCCCGGGTGTCGAGACAAACCTCTCCAGTTCCGACAACATCTGTTGCCAACGCTTCCAGAGCCTGACGGTAGGCGGGCATAATCACCCGGACATCATTTCCGAGCTTGCGCATCCACGGTCCGAGAGCGCCGGCCACATCGGCCAGCCCTCCGGTTTTGACAATACCTGCCAGCTCTGATACCGCAAAAAGAATGTTTAAATCAGAACCCAACTTTTGCTCCTCTGGGAATAACCACCAGTCCTGAATCAGTGACCTTGAAGCGTTTAAGATCCTCTTCACGATCTACACCAATGCGGGTTCCCGGTGCAATTTCTACCCGCTTATCCACAATAACCCGGTTCAATACGACATCTTCACCGATGGTGACATTGGGAAGAATAACCGATTCAGATATCTGAGTATTGTCGCCAATTTTGACGTTGTAACCCACCACACTGCGATGCATATAAATGTCATAGAATACGCAACCCACACCCACCATGGAGTTGTTGATCTGACCTTTACGCTCTTCACGATCAAAAGCGATCAGGGCCGGTGGATAGGGGGGGAATATAGGTACGAATCGGCCAGTCCTGATTATGCAGGTCGATGGGCGGTTCACTGGTCAGCAGATCCATATTCGCTTCCCAGAATGAATCAATGGTACCTACATCGCGCCAGTAGCCGTTGTTTTTACCCCCGGGAACCCTATTTTGGGAGAAGTCATACACCATGACTTTTGCCCGTGGGTAAAGGGATGGAATAATGTTTTTGCCAAAGTCGTGGTCAGACCCTTCATTGGCGTGGTCATCCAGCAGCTCTTGCACCAGACAATCAGTGGTGAACACGTAATTACCCATTGAAGCCAGCACAAAGCCCGGATTTCCGGGAATGGTCTTGACACCATCGACAGGCTTTTCGGCAAAACCGATCATACGACCATCCTCGTCAACCTCGATAATGCCGAAGTGATGGGCCTGATCCACCGGTACGGGAATCGCTGCAACAGTCAAGTCAGCGCTGTGTTGCTGGTGATACTGAACCATATCCCGCACATCCATGGTGTAGATATGGTCCCCCCCCAAACACACACACCAGATCAGGGTTGTGGGACTCGATGTGATTCAGATTTTGATACACCGCATCCGCTGTGCCCTGATACCAGTCACTGCCGGTATTCAT
It contains:
- a CDS encoding glycogen synthase; protein product: MGSDLNILFAVSELAGIVKTGGLADVAGALGPWMRKLGNDVRVIMPAYRQALEALATDVVGTGEVCLDTRGKMGFAIRQGTFDGVPVYLIEHNHYFDRSGLYTHGGEGFGDNTERFAFFCKAALQACQLLSFKPDIIHGHDWQSALLPFYLKTHESDNAFFADTRTVLTIHNGAYQQHTDRALLGVLGIDQHWYTPDFFEDHGHINLLKGGIALADKITTVSPRYAEELQTDLGSHGLAHIIGRRKQDFSGILNGCDYQAWNPETDALLPANYSLHDLSGKAVCKQALQERLQLPVSADKPLYGLVSRLAGQKGFAYLIPALWQFLQDDVQVVLQGSGDWMIAAELSRLVSAFPDKCRFVEAYDNRLAHLIEAGADFFLMPSLFEPCGLNQMYSMKYGTLPIVRAVGGLVDTVKGYDSAGGDATGFMFDSADSDALLHCLNQTHVVYQDGQLMSRLVVNAMNESFTWEQSALDYLEVYRAAVGCDKPRSGLS
- a CDS encoding sugar phosphate nucleotidyltransferase, with amino-acid sequence MVQYHQQHSADLTVAAIPVPVDQAHHFGIIEVDEDGRMIGFAEKPVDGVKTIPGNPGFVLASMGNYVFTTDCLVQELLDDHANEGSDHDFGKNIIPSLYPRAKVMVYDFSQNRVPGGKNNGYWRDVGTIDSFWEANMDLLTSEPPIDLHNQDWPIRTYIPPLSTGPDRF